Within the Vanacampus margaritifer isolate UIUO_Vmar chromosome 8, RoL_Vmar_1.0, whole genome shotgun sequence genome, the region TCCTGTGTGGCGTTTGCATGTTATCCCCTTGTTTGTGAGTGTTTTCTCCAGCTGCTGTGGCTGATGTTAGGTTCGCtgatgttaggttcattgatgCCTCTAAATTTCCCATAGGTGTGATCGTGAATGTGAATAGTTAGTTAACATGTGACCTGTTCAGTGCTTCTCTCACCAATAGTCAGATGGGACAGACTCCAGCTCATTGGCCACCCTAGGAAAAGTGCTAAAGAAAATGTATGGATAGATAattatcaccattttttttttaaattaaagcctTTCATACTGTCGTCATTTTgcacttgaaaaaataatcacaacattgaggggtgggggggaaatcaCAATCAGACTATTTTTCTAAATTGTTCCGCCTCAGCCAAAACGCACAGAAGAAAAGCCCACCATGCCGAGTGCACACGGCCCAAGATTGATCATTGAGAGAGGCTCAGCTGTCCCTGCTTGCATACCGCAGCATTAAACCTGGTGACACCTCAGTTCTCTGCACTGGCCTGCACCCCCGCCCTCCCTCGCTTCTCTTGTTCTCAGATCTGCCTCTCCGCTCGCTGTCGCCTCTTTGATGAAGGGATTGAGTTTCATGTGCTCTCCTTTTATCCCTGGGCACTTCTAAGCCCAGAGCATAACTCATAAGCCGCCTTCTGACTCTAATCTGCAGCCTCTTTTACAATGGAACACCCCGAGGAACAATGGAATCAGGGCCTGTAATTGGCTCTTTATGACTCGTAAAACACGCGCAAAAGTGAATTTCAGAAGTTGAGTAAACACATTTGTGTAAAGTGGCAGAAAACTGTCCTAAAGCAAAATTATTTTGCCTTGAGTCAATCTGTCTTCATTCCAAGAGTCAGACTGTTCCTCCATGTCCATCATTTCTACAAGTGAAGAAAAAGCCAATCTTTTGAAGGTAAACACATCTGAGCAGCTCTTGAATCCGGACAGGAGACGACGGTCAGCCACAATGAGGTGAGGGAAGAAACTGTCAACCAAAGTGGAGCAAACTAGCGAGGTAAACGGGGGCTGAATTGTAAACGTAAAGCAGATTGGCGAAGCCAGGACACTGTATCGATTAATCCAACAAACCGCTTCCAAAACCACGCAGACAAACAGCGACTGattgaaatggatggaaggGAAAAAAGATGAATGGAATACGGGGGAAACGGCGTCCTTTGGAAGACGAGTACATTCTGCGGTGTGACTCGACGAAGGCGGTCATCTAGTGTCGAGACAGCCGTTAAAATCATTACAATTCTCGCTCTGACGTCAAATAATCCTTGGGAGTTTGAAAGAGACGATCAATTTAAGGAGACAAGTCCACAAAGTCAAAAGAGGAGTTAAACAGGACCTATTATGCACTACACTCCAGAATGTATTCCCAGGTATCGAAATAAAGTCgtgttttttgtcaaaaataccCAGCGGGGcatttgttaccatgacaaccaggaGTATAGCACCAGGGAGAGGCAACTAATTGGGAAGCAGAGCACTCATTAAACGCTGAGAGCATTattgtattttcactcatggaggtCGCACTTCCAGGGCTCAAAAGTCAGATGGGAGAGGCTCCAAGTCATCCACAACTCAAACAAGGACAAGCTgcatagaaaattgatggatgggaCTTGGCTTcatcacttccttttttttttgcatgtttcttaaaacaATGATACAGTATGTAAACATGTGGACTATACTTCTTAAGCCCTAAATTTATCGAGACAATAACGAGGTGGATagataaaatatacaaaaattgaAGCCGACCCAAGTATCTAAACACGTCTATATTAATTAACACAATATaaatgtatagaaaataaagCCTATGAACTGACCAAAATAAAGCAGAACTAgtttcccccaaaatttttgtctttgcaatttaaaaatgcaattatactGCACTGCAAATGTCAATTTGAATAGGATTAGTTGTTCAGCCCTACTATATGTTATCCTTATCTgaaatgatttgtgttttgttaaacAGTTCAACAGCTAAAGAAGACAAAGGGGTCATTTTGTAAAGCTGACAAGGTCCTGATGTGGTTCAGTCTCTGTCGGGACTGAGCAGGTGACGAGAGGGAGATGAGGGCACATGAGAGGCTAAGAAAGGAGATGAGGGTGTCTGATGAGAGGCCTGTTGGCTCACAGTGCTAGCGGGTGGAAAGATTATGAAGATGAGGGCCctcacactaaaaaaaaatcaaaagttgGATCAAAGCAGCACAGTGACGTCTCCAATCCTCCAAACGTACACAAATACGCCGATTACCTTTTCTCTCTCACACAGATATGATACCCGGCCTATGAAACTGTGCCGTGGTATAGAAGCCAGACCATTATCAAGTAACAGTTTATATGAAAAGATCCAGTTTCATGACTCATGTGCTTGTCTAATAAAAGTCTAACCAGTCAGGAGTGATGcattttgtagtaaataaataaaaaagctaggTTTTAGTAATCATCAGTCAGAGCGGTGCTGAACCCAGTGATGTCacactgccctctgctggagTGATGGTGATAGTCTTACCTACCCTAatgtagtacagacgctccccaacttacgaacgagttacgttccgagcgatcgttaacaaggtgaatttgttcgtaagttgcttcagtgctatattttgtattataatttatgtttaaagagaatacgtacagtactgtactacgtatgttagagagagagagcgagagacacacacagtatgtacatgtacgtaataagataaataaaatgaagtttaacttacttttggaagatgtactcgatgcttaaggatttaatggaggaggaggaagaggaggattttatatcatgagaggttcttcgtcgtcgctggaatgggcttcaaaagttacttcctcctccgtaacttcaatgtaggaagaagttgagggtcgcggagaagaagatgagggttgatgagtatcttccttggaggatttactagaaactggccgaaagaagcgatctaactacgattgcacagttttcttcttttttcatcataaatgatgcggtagcactgtatggcatcattcaattcatttgcaacctttgtgcaacgttcaatatttgggtcttgctgctcgaagagtgcgatggctttatctatgagcgacaggcgtttcttcttcttcctcctcctcgacacgttgctgagcctccaatgctgggtgagctctcacagcgcctaGCGTGTCGGTATTAGTGGCGGAAAGAAGGACTACAgtacttggaaaaaggtgcgcaataaaaaatctaacttacagcatctctttccgaacattttttgacatgcgcgcagacatgttcgtatgtaccgtcgTTCGTAatacgaatgttcgtaagtaggggagcgtctgtagtggtgacagtaaatatttgtatgacaaACACTTCTAGCCCATACGTGTCCACTGACCTTGGGGACATGCGGATTGAACTCCACGGCTCTGTGAATGGCCTCCACGGCGTTCATCTCGGCGGTGCTGAGCCCCCGCCGCGACGCAGCCTCCGGGGAGAACCTGACGAGACAAAAAGGCACTGACGTGATGAAAACTGTCTCTAATATTTTCATCCTCGCtgtgagagagagaaggaaaccTACTTATCTGACACGGCCCGCGCTTTCAGCAGGGCGGACGTGTAGCATATTGTGGCCGATTTCGGGAGGCTGATGTCTACGGTGGAAGCAGAGAGGACGCAAAGGAACGTAAGAGATAAAAGGAGATGACGGCGCGGTGCAGTGCGGTCATACCGTCGTATTTGGCGAGGACAGCCTGGACATCGGCATACGCCTGCAGCTCAAGGAGCGCCTCCAGGAGGTTTTCGTGTATATTTAACATTCCTAACAATGGGAACTCCTTCATTAACTGTCGGGGTGTACAAATGAATTAAACGAGACAGCACTCTTTGaaacagctcttgtattggatgtcTTTTACAATGCCCAATGTGGTGATTGTGTTCTCCACTTACGTCTCTCATCATTTTCACAGCTTCTTTGATGCGCCCGAGCTTGCGCGCGCACATGGCCAGTCTGCGCTTAATGTAAACCAGCAGGTTGATATCTTTGCCTGCtgcaacaaaacacaacagatCAATCGACAAAACACACGAGCAATATGTACGGTTCCCGTGCCGAAGCGTTGAATTATAGAGGTACTGAAATGGTTGCAATTAGTGTTAAATGCcatatttttgtgaaaagacTTGAAAGGGACATATTCATGGAATGGAGTCAAATTAGTCAGTTGAATTCTTATTTCACAATCATAATAAAATTACTGTAGAGTACTGTGCTTTGACTAGTGCTGGCACATACAATAGAGTAAAAATAATGGGTTCATCTTTCCAGACTTGTACAAAAGATGTCCCTGCTGTAGAGATCAGATCAACCGATACGATTTTCATAGTCTATgcaaatgggagtcagcatcaTTTTCAAGTCATTCAACTGTTAGAGatgaatttgaatgttttttaacaaatctcccaatcatatatatttttttcaataataaatAGTTTTTGTTCAAATGCACTTTTCCAAATTATTATGCACAGCAGCGTTTCAAGACATTTGATAGGTTGTAGAGAACTGAAAATTgtcttttgttgaatttgacAAGATGGTGGATGTCCCAATCATGGGGAAATAGCTGATCGGCCCTTTCTGGGTCCCTGAAGGTATGAAACTAACCCCCTGCTCCTCTTAGTACCATTGTATTACTAGGGTCTGGGGAgagcagtggctcatttgcacGAGACAGAACTGTTCCCTTAAAACAAATGACTGATTTCAAATCCAATGttgtgttgaatgaaataaAGGAAAATGGGATCAAGCAGAGCAATCCATTCAAATAACGATGAACgaactcagggatgtgatttgaccaaagtgaaattatctgaaaatttagccgggggtctgggggccgctggcacccaccTAGGTCCAGGgtctcatgggttttccgtgtttttaagtactttcaatgcactcacatgacaaagaaatagacaaaacaacagcataaattttcaatgtatattgaactatcccatataaaatggcagttttagtcaactcaaaatcagtcacattcaaaaacattggactgcctttgcttttaaaaactatcactgagaatatcatcatatctaactaatgtgattactaagttaacacataaataatgttgaagagttcaaatttcatgaacaaataattgtatcatgaccaaatgaaaagtaactcatattagagcataccacaaatgtctttgttatagcagaagatatctgtcggagtcatgtgcatacacaatgaactactactactactacaaaaaaaaaaaaaaaaaaaaaatcgtttttttttttttgggggggagataaaaacaTCACATCCCTGCGAACTGGATAACTACACACAGCATACCATATGTTCAGATCCATTTCTTACCAATGCTCAAAGCTTTTTTAAAGAGGCGCTCGGCTTCTGTGATTGTTGTGGCTTCTTCCTCTGCGAGAAGCACATAGGCTGCAGCACAtctgcacaaaaaagaaaagctttcagTTGGCTACATTCTTTGATGATGAttgcatttcctcaaatagcgGGACGACTATACTTGAGCCCAACTCTGTTGCTAAACAAAACAGTAGCATCCAAGCACCTGTATGTCCTCCTGAGATTAATTCAGGCATGGAGATGtaaaaaaagacttcaaaaaTTCTCCTACATAATGTTGGGCAGAGCGTATTAATATGTGGTccctccacaatgttgtgtggtTTTGCCTTGTCTACCTTTCATCATACAAGTTCATTTTAATAACTGTTACTTGACATCCAATGTGATATACCACTAATGATGTTGTTATAACCCCACGCCCATCTGAAATGTATACCCACAACCATCCGATTTTGGAGTAGGACTCACTCGTGGTTCAACTCTATGGCCTGGTAAGCTGCTCTAATCCTGGCTTGAGGATTTCTCTCCCTCCAGGCCTTCTGCATGACTGTAGGGACAAAAAGAAAGTCATATCGCAACATATTCACTTAGTTATGTGTGCGGGTGTGAGAGAGGGTGTGTCTCTGTTGTTGTACGTGATGTGTGCGTAAGAATGACTTGACACTCACCCGAATCCTCAGGCCTGAACTGCTGTGTGTCTCCTGTGAAAAAGGTCTGATGGTCTTGAGCCGACAAATTCATGTCGTAGTACGTCAGCGGTTCTTTTCCCGTCACCCATGTGTACCTGAGTACAACaaattagggaaaaaaaataactacataataaataaataaaaagcacctATCATGTTTTGGGCATTCTTCTTTACCTGTTGTATTCTGCTCCTCGGAACAGGTTCAAAGGATTCCTCCAGACTTTACACTCTACGAAGCGGAACACATAATATTAGTACGGTTAGTATTAAAGATATTAATGTTTaaatgcgtgtgtgtttgttacCCGACACGCTGGGTCGAGGCTCTGCCTCCCCGTTGACGGACGAGAACAGGCCGGTGGTGGAGCTGCTCTCAACTCCGCCAAGGAGAGGTCGCAGGTGGCTCACGGAGACCTGCTCGATGAAGGACGTGCCATACTTCCGGAAGTACCACCACTCAAATATCTGTGACGGGGAACATTTACAAAACATGTGACAATACATATTCATAGTTCGATATTCCCCAAATCgcagattgttttatttttaacctacGGTCCGTGATTTGCTGAATATCTCTGCTATTGGGTATTTTTGCGCTTTTGCgccaaaacattaaaatattacTTCGTCACCATCTAGTGGAATCTTGCTGTCGTTGCTCAGTTTTGTTTAGTATaaacaatatattattattgcagGAGTTGCACTGAGAATACTGGTCACTTATTTGAACTGAAGTTAAGCCACACTTTCATTCACACGTGTGCATCCGTGCATGCACTTCTTCACTGGTTGCAGAATACCGGGGTTTGCTTCCTGACATTTTATCaaacgcattttttttttttattggtattAAATCATATTATCTATGACTATGCATGTTAATCTTAAattatcgcccagccctactatGTGTATATTGTAcaacacaaatgcaataataatcaCTTGTAACTCACAAGGATGAGTCCAGAGATGAGGGAAGAGGTCCCGGTAAGAGCCACGTAGAACTTGGGGGTCAGTGTATTCAAAAACAGCGACGCTGAAACAGCAGGTTCAGATAGGTGAAatttatgacaaaaacacaagacaaacacacatAGACATGATAAAGATGGCCAGACcgatagaaaaaaaagtgcacacagAAGAAAAGCTATGATAGACAGATGTAGTACCACCCTTCAGAATAACGACGTAGCGAAATCTAAATAATCAACTACATGTCTATTATAAAGAATATAGACAAAACACACATTATAGAGCGCTACGAAAGTATCCCGGAATTCGTACCATTGACTTTAAAACGAAACTAAGCTCTTaaagaaaacaacacagaaaaagCAACTAAGCAATAAAACAAGCAGGTGTCACAATACTGCAACATCTCTGTTTGATGACAGCTAGCACAAGCTAGCGGAAGGCTAACAAAAGCTAACGAGCAGAGGCGTCCATTCACCCGAAGTGAGGCTCTCCTGCAGTTTGAGCGGGCTCCACAGCACGTAGATCATGATGAGCACCATGCCAAACCACACGAAGCACACGTACGTCCAAGACCACGAGAGCCACGACTTTAACTTGTCTGTGAAACTGGGAGATTGGGGATTACTGCCAGTGGAGTCCTCCATGTTTTCTCCCCCCCTCCCCGGATGTCTGTAAACACACGACTCACGTGACCAGAAATAAAGACGGCTTCCGTCTTTctttacatttgtatttcttatttttatttcactgaaatggcgatacacacaaacacaaagacaCTCGATTgatttgtataaaacaaaaaaactaaaggaaataatatatttctaaatgacctatctttttttgtttcaaataaattttatttaaacaaattcATGTATAAGCggttaaaaatacacaaattcaacTGAAAATCTTCAATTAATCTCTagatttaaagaagaaaaaatagaaataaatattcacTTATATGTAGATgttccactttcttttttttaatagccactttacaatttcaaataattgtaaaataaatatagaacacATCACATATAAGTTGTAACACAATAATACAAGTCAAtggatacaaaataaaatacattgatgCGAATTAAGAAATTAAATGTTTATAACGTATACATGTAAATCCAAATGCTGTATCAGATGTTCTTTTCGGgtgtttttacttgattttattttttttaatcgatttgAAGAAACCAAGCCATTCACTTTTGAAGTctcaaatatttgttaaaattaaaggttagaaaatccaaacaaattcggaataatttgaatacaaatgtaGCCTAgatgtgaaaaaatatatatatattttttaaatatatatatattttttttaaactgataaaTTGAGAAactaaatattgaaaaatgtaaatatgcagGTGTACAGTAGTTATTAGCTATGGTGGCACAGAAATgacactaaaacaaaaaaggcaacaTAATATTAGGTTGATTGAACATCAAAATAATTGGATACCCCATTCTATTTATATTCCATTCGGCAGAAAGCGTGAAACACTCGATGTAGTGGATGTTGAGCCCCTTTTTGCACCCCAGGATGTGCTATTATTTACAGCCAGCTGGTGGGGCTATTGCATGTTTAATATATCCAGTTTCATCTGCCCACAGTACTTCCAAATGTGTCTGAGCCATTTCGATGTTCACTAGCTAACATATAAGATATGTGTGTACAAATGAGAAGGCGGACCTTGTGGGCACTGCAAGATTTCAGTCCACTGTGGCACTTCAAATTAACAAGTTCCTGCCGTGTACTTTTATGATACTCCTTTAACTTtctcattattattttcatttcacgAGGTTTAATCTGGCACTGAGGGCCAGACTGAGGGAAATTGGTGGTAATTTACTAATTTTGTGAGTCTTCCACTTTAGAACAATGGTGCCAAATCGTTGTCACCTTCTCACCAGCTTTGGcctatttcattttcattatttaattttggcccTTTTCAAGGTGACTCAGCTGGACGCCCTCTAAAAAAGACGAGCCGCCACTGCTTCTATGACACCAATTCCTATTCTACTGTATATTCGCTTTGGATAGGTTTCAAAGAAGGGGGGGGAAGTGAATTTATGAATAGGAAGAGGTTTCCTGTGGTTTTAAAATCCCGTAgatgtttaatattaaaaataccaCCGCCAAGATAGTATAATGAATTTGCTACAGAGAACAAAAAGCCAACTTTGTACCATGCAAGTGCAGAAAATATGGAGCATAAATGGAAGATACTACCCGAGCACAAGGCCTGTTCCCAGTCACAAACAATTAGCTCAACATTTCCGCGCTCACCTGTGTGCTTAAGGTTCATTTACGATTTTCACATCTGGAATCTATCTAGCATTTTATGTCGTTTCTCAGCGCCTCCTCTGATCATTAATATTTGATCAGGGTTTGCACTTGAATGCATTCACTACTTAAGATGCCTGCTCTTTAAGGTGCAAAAAAGCAAGGCGGCATTGTCCGATTGAGATGTGCAggaatacataaaaaatgtcatgtgaCTCGACTCAAGCACTGATTTTAACATTTAAGTTCCATTTTGATGAGATTGCAGCCCAAGTGTGTTGCACATGCTCATTTGTCTGCCGGTCCACTGCAGATGACGGCAGAGGTGATGAGCCGGTGAAATCAAACTTTCGGAAACTGCTTCTCGTCTCTCACAGCATTTCCACTCAGCAAGTTTACATGACTGGTCCCTCCCCGCCGCCGCTACCTCCACCACACAACTCATttctctcgaaacacttcatttaaaaaaggagaaaaatgtgtgtgttttttcgaTATTCacccccacaatttttttttttagttttgaccACATCTGAGTGGAATGGTGCCGCAGAAAAATGACTTTACCCTGGGGCCTCTTTCTCTGTAaagccgtaaaaaaaaaaaaaaatcaagtttacATATGGTTGCATTGCTTGTAATTGAGCACAAGGGATGTTCCAAACAGCAGCCACACCGTTTTTATATGTGTACAGTATACTGCAAAGCTTATAAttcacagtattattattattattattattattagtaatagtagtagtagtagtcgtaattttaaatgtaattttatattaCAAATGGCGTTCAAAGGGAATAGTAACAATAAATAACCGTTTTTATCTGCCTTCACAAATACATAATGATGCTTTTATTGTATATTACAATGCAATATGCACTTACAGCAAATACTGACACATACTTATACCTCTCTATTCCCTCATATACTGGAGCAGACTCATTTTGGAGAGTACCAGGTGTCCAAGGACGAACTGAACTGCCATTGCGGAATTTCGGGAGTTTCCCCAAACGGCCAGTCCATTTTTAGGCCGATCTTTCTCCCGTCAATAAATATTAATCGGCCACCGTGCgcatttctcccccccccccccagttacGATCaagatttagtcatttttggatGCCGGCTGAATATTTTTCCAGGCCGAATTTTGCTCCAAGTCGGTCCCTGCAGGTATAAATTGTAGAGcatatattagggttaaggccgttatttttgcaaatgcattttATAGGTACACTTTATAACataatgcaatattttatatattttttctttttatataacTAATGTTACCAATTTATAATatgttgtaacttttttttttttactctattaCCTCAGTTACTTACCAGGGGTGTTAATTGACTCAACTTCAGAGAATACCATTTGTCTATTAAGCAAGTTGTGTCTTTTAATAACATTCTCCATATTAAATACACTCCCACAATTCCCCCCCgcatttatttactcaactgagCATTCCTTTTAAACAGTCACAGCAAAACATGGATAATAATGCACCAATTTGAGTAAATGtggttttatttacattttgatgtgggcttttttctgttgtttgtgTAATCATGAATCATACAACAGTAATGTATGGTTATGGATGGCGATGCAGCGGGGAGCATGCTGTAACTGCATACAGTGCCCGCTAAGCATAAATGGTTGAGGCAGacacaataaataatacagaTACAGTACATATGCTTTACCTTTATGCAGTCAGGATTTATATTTtgcattcgtttttttttttttttttacgctcgCCCACTCTCTTTCGGGAGAACAATCCAATTAACAATATAACACAAAAGATCAAGACAATTCAACAGGAAGGATTTGAAAGTAAACTGCAGcagtggtattaaaaaaaaggtgtcagaaTATTTTCCAGGGCTGTTAAaactgttgggggggggggggggatcacacacacacacacacacacacacacaaacaaactcgCCTCTAACGTTGTTACTGTGTTAGCGACGTAAATGTTTAATATGGTTTGTTTTGAAAGTCCTAAATGCAGCACACGAGCAGGGAGGATGTTTGCTCTCTATCTTTCCATAACAAATTCCAAAGTATACAATTGCAATTATATACCGATCAttttttgattcattaaaacGTCAGCATGTTCATCTGAGCCTAATTAATAAGCTGCAAGATCACATTAATTTGTTTGCTTGCAATAGAGCATCTTTGTTGTTGGCATGGAGACCCTGAGTAGAGGCCCATAAAACTGAGGTGTGCATTCTTTATATGGCCAATCAAGCATTTAAATTATCAAGAGTCCTGTaatttttattgcaaaaatgtAGCGATTTAACCTCTGAACCTACAGTATTATGTTGCATGCTAAAATGCTAGCGGCTCAAGTGAAGGCTGTAAAAGCCCTTTTGTATTTAATGCCTTATGTTTTTGATACAAGTAATgctaaattgaatttaaatttatatttgtttgaaattgccCCAATGAAAATGTTAGCCGTTATGCACAATGTGAATTTACGAAATACAAattgattatatttaaaaaattaaaaaaaaaacaaaaaaaaacaattggttgTTTGTTACAAGTAaaatttatgtaaaaatattgtttatcCGAATACACGATTATTCTATAGAATTTTCAATAGGATACTCAAATACTGGAATATTCTGCAGCCCTACATTCAACCTCCCGTTAtactgttgttattttttatttatttaattaaagccTTGCTTCAGGTCCCCGAGATTAACCTACAAAAATTGCTCCTCAAAATGAGTAATTTGCTcttcaaatgaagtcattgattagcaaaaatgctccttaaagaaataaaaaaagtcattgcaAGCTTTTTGTctatgattttaaaatgtgtttgaacgtGATTCCATAGTGTTATgcgccttttaaaaaaaaaaaaaaagtaatttgtcATGGAATCTTCAGCAAAGACACCAGTTGAGGTTGCAAGCGTGTGAAAGCAGACGAGCTTACCATTTGTGTGGTTTGACTCGCTCGTGACAATTGGGGTGCCGGCATCTTGAGAATGGTGTAACCTTTACGGGGCACTTTCGACAGATGACTCAAGGCTGGCGTGAAGCACATGcagcaaacttaaaaaaaaattaatgatcaGAAGAATTGTGTGGGACACGAATGAGGAAAGTCAACTGGCCTTAAACAGCCGATTTAACACTTTCTctccattcaaagcatgcagcaaaacTTCACGTTTTAAATGCCTTGAAACTGAGCTTACTAAGCGTGTGTGCGAGATAAAAGTGAAGACTCACACTTGAGGTTCTAATGACAAAAAATGGGAAGCACCTTTGCagataaaagtaaaatgtattttacacatATTATTTGCTGCATGCTTTAAATGGGGAAAACATTACCATAAATGACTGCATTAGTTTATGTAATGCCAAatgtgagataaaaaaaaaaaagtactacagtatatactttATTGTATTACATTACACAACACTGTGGTTTATATGTGGTTAgtactcccaaaaaaaaaacattcaaagcatgcagcaaaaaTATGATACCTTTAGGGCTCTATTTTTATAGGTAGGCGCATGTGTACAAGGTGTAAAAACTGAAATGAGCTTGAAATGGacgctttattcatattccacaaatgcaatattaatcagaataccatgcgACTAAAGGGGCTTAaactatattattgtaaagaacatgtTTAGGTTGACTTTTTCAAGGATCAGAGAAGTTTTAAGCACAAATGCTGTTTACTTTGGCAAATTTGACCTACATACatgtctgtgagtgtgtgtgggtgtgtgtcatcttgtttttgttacttagtggggccaacatttcgggatttcacagagttgtggggcccacccgtccatgtggggccattttgctgcgccccacaagt harbors:
- the st7l gene encoding suppressor of tumorigenicity 7 protein-like; amino-acid sequence: MEDSTGSNPQSPSFTDKLKSWLSWSWTYVCFVWFGMVLIMIYVLWSPLKLQESLTSASLFLNTLTPKFYVALTGTSSLISGLILIFEWWYFRKYGTSFIEQVSVSHLRPLLGGVESSSTTGLFSSVNGEAEPRPSVSECKVWRNPLNLFRGAEYNRYTWVTGKEPLTYYDMNLSAQDHQTFFTGDTQQFRPEDSVMQKAWRERNPQARIRAAYQAIELNHECAAAYVLLAEEEATTITEAERLFKKALSIAGKDINLLVYIKRRLAMCARKLGRIKEAVKMMRDLMKEFPLLGMLNIHENLLEALLELQAYADVQAVLAKYDDISLPKSATICYTSALLKARAVSDKFSPEAASRRGLSTAEMNAVEAIHRAVEFNPHVPKYLLEMKSLILPPEHILKRGDSEAVAYAFFHLQHWKRAEGALNLLHCTWEGTFRIIPYPLEKGHLFYPYPGCTETADRELLPSFHEVSVYPKKELPFFILFTAGLCSFTAMLAMLTHQFPELMGVFAKAFFSTLFAPLGFFADKMESFMPSSFWHQLTRI